Proteins co-encoded in one Aminivibrio sp. genomic window:
- a CDS encoding DnaJ domain-containing protein — protein sequence MSLLLRLLLKAAPLLLFLLLSRAVRDLFRSYQAGERAYDRPPHGGSGPGASAAGRNSRRDPYSVLGCSPSATDGEIKKRYRELLGKYHPDKFIGQDLDADFVDLASKKFQEIQEAYDAIRSRRGF from the coding sequence ATGTCCCTGTTGCTGAGGCTGCTGCTGAAGGCGGCGCCGCTCCTTCTGTTCCTTCTCCTGTCCCGGGCTGTCCGGGACCTCTTCCGGTCCTACCAGGCGGGGGAAAGAGCCTATGACCGGCCCCCCCATGGAGGATCAGGGCCGGGTGCATCCGCGGCCGGCCGGAATTCCCGGAGGGACCCCTACAGCGTCCTTGGCTGCTCACCCTCCGCGACGGACGGAGAGATAAAAAAAAGGTACCGGGAGCTTCTCGGGAAATATCATCCCGACAAGTTCATCGGCCAGGATCTGGACGCCGACTTTGTGGATCTGGCGTCAAAAAAGTTCCAGGAGATCCAGGAAGCCTACGATGCAATCCGGTCACGGAGAGGATTCTGA